One region of Mucilaginibacter gotjawali genomic DNA includes:
- a CDS encoding YfhO family protein yields the protein MNNWFKRNGTHFLIAAIFLVICLAYFTPAFQGKTLGQADVLGAQSTQKEINDYRAKDTTILWTNQIFGGMPAYQIWAPYSSNVASFVIKTLIAAFPNPIYVVFLLLFGTYFLFTVLKLNPWLAAAGAVAFTFSSYNIILLTAGHSNQVLAIAFFAPIIASVILTLRGRYLLGGALSALFIALELKANHIQMTYYLVLALAILIGIELYHAIKAKTTPAFFKSVGVIAAATLLAVLVNASLLWSTMEYAAYSYRGPSNLTQHSKEPSNGLAKDYAYQWSQGVGECFTFLIPNAYGGASGPSEGIDQNSATAKVFIDKGVPADQAVNYAQQMSQFPGLGMYWGNKPGTAGPFYFGAVICFLFLFGLLIVKNRIKWWLLGTVLLTMLLSFGSNWPYLSDLFFNYFPLYNKFRAVESILAVASICFPIMALLAVKEITETVDKKEILKKLYITAGIFVALIIVATLFLSFRSADAQSGITYLTKALRGDSATATNIATAIVSDRQDLEHADAIRSFIFIALAFGLLWIFIKDKVNTTVFSVALLALILVDMWPIDKRYLKEANFQEKQDASQVVRPREVDQFIARDPDPDFRVFDLTAEIKNDEINPFFHKSISGYSAARLKRYDELMDNQLTTNPPNHDVLDMLNAKYFITQDTAHNSKMVSNVTACGHAWFVKSVKFVDNADKEMQAISSFTPKDEAIVDQRYKTVIDTKSTIGGDPNATIKLTNYNPDHLTYQTGSTANQVAVFSEIYYDKGWKMLIDGKEAPYFRADYLLRAAQIPLGNHKVEFIFHPASYYTGEKLSLAGSILLVLLLGGAVYTEAKKKPVAEADDKKKAPADDKKAKK from the coding sequence ATGAATAACTGGTTTAAGCGCAATGGCACTCACTTTTTGATTGCTGCAATATTTTTAGTGATCTGCTTAGCTTATTTTACACCTGCTTTCCAGGGGAAAACCCTGGGCCAGGCTGACGTGCTCGGCGCTCAATCAACCCAAAAAGAAATTAACGATTACCGGGCAAAGGATACCACTATATTATGGACCAACCAGATTTTTGGCGGCATGCCCGCTTACCAGATCTGGGCTCCTTACTCCAGTAACGTCGCTTCATTTGTCATAAAAACCCTGATTGCGGCATTCCCTAACCCTATTTACGTTGTATTCCTGTTGCTGTTTGGCACCTACTTTTTATTCACCGTTTTAAAGCTAAATCCATGGCTTGCCGCCGCAGGCGCAGTCGCGTTTACATTTTCATCCTATAATATTATTTTGCTTACGGCCGGGCATTCCAACCAGGTGCTGGCGATAGCCTTTTTTGCCCCCATAATTGCCAGCGTTATTTTAACCCTGAGGGGGCGATATCTGCTGGGCGGTGCCCTTTCGGCTCTTTTTATCGCTTTAGAGCTAAAAGCCAACCACATCCAGATGACCTATTACCTGGTACTGGCGCTGGCTATTTTAATCGGAATAGAGTTGTACCACGCTATTAAAGCAAAAACAACACCGGCGTTTTTTAAATCTGTCGGGGTTATCGCTGCGGCAACTTTACTGGCCGTACTGGTTAACGCATCATTACTATGGAGCACCATGGAATACGCTGCCTATAGCTACCGCGGACCATCAAACTTGACCCAACATTCCAAAGAACCAAGCAATGGCCTGGCTAAAGATTATGCCTACCAATGGAGCCAGGGCGTTGGCGAATGTTTTACCTTTTTAATACCCAATGCCTACGGCGGTGCATCCGGCCCGTCGGAAGGAATTGATCAAAACTCGGCTACTGCGAAAGTTTTTATTGACAAAGGCGTTCCGGCTGACCAGGCGGTAAATTACGCGCAGCAAATGTCACAATTCCCTGGTTTAGGGATGTACTGGGGTAACAAACCCGGCACTGCTGGTCCCTTTTATTTTGGCGCCGTAATATGTTTCCTGTTTTTATTTGGTTTACTGATTGTAAAAAACCGGATAAAATGGTGGTTATTGGGCACGGTGCTGCTAACCATGCTGCTTTCATTTGGCAGTAACTGGCCTTATTTATCCGATTTGTTTTTTAACTACTTCCCGCTCTATAATAAATTCCGTGCGGTGGAGTCCATATTGGCGGTAGCAAGTATTTGCTTCCCGATAATGGCGCTGCTTGCGGTAAAAGAGATCACCGAAACAGTTGATAAAAAAGAGATCCTCAAAAAGCTTTATATCACAGCCGGTATTTTCGTCGCCCTGATCATCGTAGCTACTCTGTTTTTAAGTTTCAGATCGGCTGATGCACAAAGCGGCATCACCTATTTAACAAAAGCATTACGCGGCGACAGCGCTACGGCAACCAATATTGCCACTGCTATTGTTAGCGACCGGCAGGACCTGGAACATGCAGATGCCATCAGGTCTTTCATTTTTATAGCGCTTGCTTTTGGCCTGCTTTGGATCTTTATAAAAGACAAAGTGAATACAACCGTTTTTTCAGTTGCCTTGCTGGCATTGATATTGGTAGATATGTGGCCGATAGATAAACGTTATTTGAAAGAGGCTAATTTCCAGGAGAAACAGGATGCCAGCCAGGTGGTAAGGCCACGAGAAGTGGACCAGTTTATTGCCAGGGATCCTGACCCGGATTTCCGGGTATTTGACCTTACCGCTGAAATCAAAAACGACGAAATAAACCCGTTCTTCCATAAATCAATCAGCGGTTATTCAGCTGCACGCTTAAAAAGGTATGATGAGTTGATGGATAACCAGCTGACTACCAACCCGCCAAACCACGATGTTTTGGATATGCTGAATGCCAAATATTTCATCACCCAGGATACGGCCCACAACTCCAAAATGGTATCAAACGTTACTGCATGCGGACATGCCTGGTTTGTAAAATCCGTTAAGTTTGTTGACAATGCCGACAAAGAAATGCAGGCCATCAGCAGCTTTACACCAAAAGATGAAGCCATTGTTGACCAGCGTTACAAAACTGTGATCGATACCAAAAGTACAATAGGCGGCGATCCGAATGCTACCATCAAGTTAACCAATTACAATCCTGATCATTTAACCTACCAAACCGGCTCAACCGCCAACCAGGTAGCGGTATTCTCCGAGATCTATTATGATAAGGGCTGGAAAATGCTGATCGACGGTAAAGAAGCCCCTTATTTCCGTGCTGATTACCTGTTGCGTGCAGCGCAGATCCCGTTGGGAAACCACAAGGTTGAATTCATTTTCCATCCGGCATCATACTATACCGGCGAAAAATTATCACTTGCCGGATCAATTTTGCTGGTGCTTTTATTAGGCGGAGCGGTTTATACGGAGGCGAAGAAAAAGCCTGTGGCTGAAGCTGACGACAAGAAAAAGGCACCTGCCGACGATAAGAAAGCGAAAAAATAA
- a CDS encoding DUF433 domain-containing protein, which yields MNNYLERITIDTNICHGKACIRHMRWPVEVMIDLIASGMSFDEIIADHPELEKEDILASLAYAKN from the coding sequence ATGAATAATTATCTGGAAAGGATTACAATTGACACAAATATCTGCCACGGCAAAGCCTGCATCCGGCATATGCGCTGGCCTGTGGAAGTTATGATTGACTTGATTGCTTCAGGTATGTCGTTCGACGAAATTATTGCCGACCACCCGGAATTAGAAAAAGAAGATATTTTGGCTTCGTTAGCCTACGCAAAGAATTAG
- a CDS encoding glycosyltransferase family 2 protein, which produces MKAFKPTLSVITVVYNNERDIERTMLSVLTQTYPRIEYIIIDGKSTDGTLKIINRYKDQVAKIFSEKDEGIYDAMNKGLAAATGDYVIFMNSGDEFYSRDTVQKVFESAPDADIYYGETEMIDAGGKSLGQRRHKAPEKFTWMGFRYGMSISHQAIYVRRSLAGPYDLKYKLSGDIDWIIRAASQAEKIVNVNQYVARYLVGGMSKAKHRQSLMERFDIMQRYYGLIPTVLNHFVIAFNLGWYWLRNSRTND; this is translated from the coding sequence ATGAAAGCTTTTAAGCCCACATTATCAGTTATCACCGTTGTTTATAATAACGAGCGCGATATTGAACGGACGATGCTTTCCGTGTTGACCCAGACCTATCCCCGTATCGAATACATCATTATTGACGGCAAATCAACCGATGGTACGTTAAAAATCATCAACCGGTATAAGGACCAGGTGGCAAAGATCTTCAGCGAAAAGGATGAGGGCATCTATGATGCCATGAACAAGGGCCTTGCCGCAGCTACCGGCGACTATGTGATCTTTATGAATTCGGGCGACGAGTTTTATTCCAGGGATACCGTACAAAAAGTTTTTGAGTCGGCGCCGGATGCGGATATTTATTATGGCGAAACCGAAATGATAGATGCGGGAGGTAAAAGCCTGGGTCAAAGGCGGCACAAAGCGCCTGAAAAGTTTACCTGGATGGGTTTTCGGTATGGGATGAGTATCAGTCACCAGGCCATTTATGTGCGCCGGTCACTGGCCGGGCCCTACGACCTGAAGTATAAGTTGAGCGGGGACATCGATTGGATCATCCGGGCGGCATCGCAGGCAGAAAAGATCGTTAATGTAAACCAATATGTAGCCAGGTACCTGGTAGGGGGGATGTCAAAAGCCAAGCACCGCCAAAGCTTAATGGAGCGCTTCGATATCATGCAACGCTATTATGGCTTAATACCTACTGTTTTAAACCACTTTGTTATCGCGTTTAACCTGGGCTGGTACTGGCTGAGGAATAGTAGGACGAATGATTGA
- a CDS encoding glycosyltransferase family 4 protein codes for MKVTLINTSDAGGGAPAACMRLLKALELKQVDVHMLVQEKKTGEPRVDSISDNLAGKLKARFSFFYERLPFIWLEAKAREVRFAFSTAEFGTDIKKEPGIQSADLLHLHWTNSGFLSTHNIKQLFETGKPVVWTLHDMWAFTGGCHYSGDCFHFMNQCGNCWMLRDPHKNDLSHKGWNRKSDMFQPAKKLVLVTCSHWLADVARTSSLLKDFRIETIPNPIDTELFSPQDKNAARLKWNIDPKSKIILFGAANILDRRKGITYLVEALNDLKNNYSDTDTVEIVLFGKNKSFDVSLLPFKVYEMNVITSQEDMAALYNLADVYVTPAIEDNLPNTVMESLACGTPVVAFNTGGLPDMVDHQQNGYLAEFKSAADFAAGINFILTSNKKAELSANARKKVMENFTNEIVASKYMDVYRSIVKK; via the coding sequence ATGAAAGTAACTTTAATTAACACCTCTGATGCCGGCGGTGGCGCCCCGGCAGCCTGTATGCGCCTGCTGAAAGCGCTGGAATTAAAGCAGGTTGATGTGCATATGCTAGTACAGGAAAAGAAAACCGGTGAGCCGCGTGTTGACAGCATCAGCGATAATTTAGCGGGAAAATTAAAAGCACGATTTAGTTTTTTTTATGAGCGTTTGCCTTTTATCTGGTTGGAGGCAAAGGCGCGCGAGGTGAGGTTTGCTTTTTCAACTGCGGAATTTGGTACTGATATAAAAAAAGAACCTGGTATACAAAGTGCAGATCTATTGCACCTGCACTGGACAAATTCAGGTTTTCTGTCGACCCATAATATCAAACAGCTTTTTGAAACCGGCAAACCGGTGGTGTGGACACTGCACGATATGTGGGCCTTTACCGGTGGCTGCCATTATTCAGGCGATTGTTTCCATTTTATGAACCAATGCGGAAATTGCTGGATGCTGCGCGACCCGCATAAAAATGATCTGTCGCACAAAGGCTGGAATCGTAAATCGGATATGTTTCAACCGGCAAAAAAACTGGTTTTGGTAACCTGCAGCCACTGGCTGGCTGATGTTGCCCGCACAAGTTCATTGTTAAAAGATTTTCGCATCGAAACCATCCCCAACCCGATAGATACAGAACTGTTTTCGCCGCAGGATAAAAATGCAGCAAGGCTTAAATGGAATATCGACCCAAAATCAAAAATCATCCTGTTTGGCGCGGCTAATATCCTCGACAGGCGCAAAGGCATCACCTACCTGGTGGAGGCGCTGAATGATCTTAAAAATAATTACAGCGATACGGATACTGTTGAGATCGTCCTTTTCGGCAAAAATAAATCATTTGATGTCAGCCTGCTGCCTTTTAAAGTATATGAAATGAATGTAATTACCTCGCAGGAGGATATGGCAGCGCTGTATAACCTGGCAGATGTGTATGTAACGCCGGCCATCGAAGATAACCTGCCCAATACCGTGATGGAGTCGCTGGCCTGTGGTACACCCGTGGTGGCTTTTAATACCGGCGGACTGCCGGATATGGTGGATCATCAGCAAAATGGCTACCTGGCCGAATTTAAATCTGCCGCTGATTTTGCCGCAGGGATCAATTTTATCTTAACCTCAAACAAAAAGGCCGAACTATCGGCAAATGCACGAAAAAAGGTAATGGAAAATTTTACCAATGAAATCGTCGCCTCAAAATATATGGATGTTTACCGGTCAATAGTAAAAAAATGA
- a CDS encoding serine acetyltransferase has translation MNFFAYLFQDWRANRQNFKAQSVLFSFRLLQAFNRYTITKIIFYPYFMLYRFWVEWILGIELPRKLTIGKGLSLYHGQALVVNKSTIIGDNCVLRNSTTIGHKKLSDGTLSRSPRIGNNVDIGANVCIIGDITIGDNVIIGAGAVVTKDIPSDCIAVGNPARVLEKKN, from the coding sequence ATGAACTTTTTTGCTTATTTATTCCAGGACTGGCGGGCAAACCGGCAAAACTTTAAGGCACAGTCGGTTTTGTTTTCTTTTCGGTTGCTGCAGGCTTTTAACCGCTATACCATCACCAAAATCATTTTTTACCCATACTTTATGCTTTACCGTTTTTGGGTAGAATGGATCCTGGGGATAGAACTGCCCCGCAAGCTAACCATAGGCAAAGGCTTGTCATTATATCACGGGCAGGCGCTTGTGGTCAATAAAAGCACCATCATCGGCGATAATTGCGTGTTACGAAACTCCACCACCATCGGTCACAAAAAACTGTCCGACGGTACGTTAAGCCGCAGCCCCCGTATAGGGAACAATGTAGATATTGGCGCCAACGTTTGTATTATTGGTGATATTACCATCGGGGATAATGTGATCATTGGTGCAGGGGCCGTTGTTACAAAAGATATACCTTCGGATTGTATTGCCGTCGGCAACCCGGCAAGGGTGTTGGAAAAGAAGAATTAA